A window of the Cystobacter fuscus genome harbors these coding sequences:
- a CDS encoding IS4 family transposase, giving the protein MVRQALQYALDSQWVDTLFEEQRDKQYTRELLFSTVVDLMGLVAVGLRPSLHAAAQADENLPVSLAALYDKVNRTEPHVVRALVQGSAERLMPVVEPMKKKEEWAAGYQVRVLDGNHLPASEKRLKPLREFRGAALPGQSLVVYAPEMGLVVDVLPAEDAHAQERALMGPVLERVREGELWLADRNFSTSRILRAVHEKQAAFIIREHGASPSPTELGEKREVGRGETGRVFEQAVRVEGEKPLELRRIEVHLEEPTEDGETVIRLLTNVPEEKLSAVEVAELYRKRWKIEGMFGELEAVLESEVRSLGRPKAALLAFGVAVLAYNALSVVKSAVEASHDLEAAKIQISTYYIAAEVKFAYGGMMLMVEPEDWSGQEAQSAEQLSATLLELAKKVRVATLRKHPRAAKKKVKKGYVPGEVARKHVATARVLKGEKLS; this is encoded by the coding sequence ATGGTGCGCCAGGCGCTCCAGTATGCGTTGGATTCGCAGTGGGTTGACACGTTGTTCGAGGAGCAGCGCGACAAGCAATACACACGCGAGTTGCTCTTCTCCACAGTGGTGGATTTGATGGGGCTGGTTGCGGTGGGATTGCGGCCCTCCCTCCATGCCGCGGCGCAGGCGGACGAGAACCTGCCCGTCTCATTGGCTGCGCTGTACGACAAAGTCAATCGCACGGAGCCTCACGTGGTACGCGCCCTGGTGCAAGGAAGCGCGGAGAGATTGATGCCGGTGGTGGAGCCCATGAAGAAGAAGGAAGAGTGGGCGGCGGGCTACCAGGTGCGCGTGTTGGATGGCAATCACCTGCCAGCCAGCGAGAAGAGGCTCAAACCCTTGAGAGAATTCCGGGGAGCGGCCCTACCCGGGCAGTCCTTGGTGGTGTATGCGCCCGAGATGGGGCTGGTGGTGGATGTCCTGCCCGCGGAGGATGCGCATGCGCAGGAGCGCGCCTTGATGGGGCCGGTATTGGAGCGAGTGCGTGAGGGGGAGTTATGGCTGGCCGACAGGAACTTCAGCACGAGCAGGATTCTGCGCGCGGTGCATGAGAAGCAGGCCGCCTTCATCATCCGAGAGCATGGAGCGTCCCCCAGTCCAACTGAGTTGGGAGAAAAGCGGGAAGTAGGACGCGGGGAGACAGGACGTGTCTTCGAGCAGGCCGTGCGAGTGGAGGGGGAGAAGCCGTTGGAGTTGAGACGGATTGAAGTGCATTTGGAAGAGCCGACGGAAGACGGAGAGACAGTCATCCGGCTCCTGACGAACGTGCCAGAGGAGAAACTGAGCGCGGTGGAGGTAGCGGAGTTGTACAGGAAGCGCTGGAAGATAGAAGGAATGTTTGGAGAGTTGGAAGCAGTGCTCGAGAGCGAGGTGAGGAGTCTGGGAAGGCCGAAAGCGGCGCTGCTCGCCTTCGGGGTGGCGGTCCTGGCCTACAACGCGTTGTCGGTGGTGAAGTCAGCAGTGGAGGCCAGTCATGACTTGGAGGCAGCCAAGATACAGATATCCACCTATTACATCGCAGCCGAAGTGAAGTTCGCCTACGGTGGAATGATGTTGATGGTGGAGCCGGAGGACTGGAGTGGGCAGGAGGCACAGTCCGCGGAGCAGTTGAGCGCGACCCTACTGGAACTGGCGAAGAAAGTGAGGGTTGCTACGCTGCGCAAACATCCCCGAGCCGCCAAGAAGAAAGTGAAGAAGGGCTATGTACCGGGAGAGGTGGCGCGCAAACACGTGGCAACAGCGCGCGTGCTCAAGGGAGAGAAACTCTCCTGA